The sequence below is a genomic window from Mycobacterium spongiae.
GGCAATCAATACCCTGGTCGAAGGCGACCATTCGGGGGCGAACTACCACCTCGCCTGGGCAATCGCCGCGACCTCAACCAGGAGATCCTTATGACAATCTCATCGGATCCCGGAAGCTATGGTTCAGCGGCCGACAAACCACCGCCGGTACCGGTGGCACCGGGACCCGTTCAACCGGCTGGAACGTCCACTGTTGGCGTCGGGATGCACGCGTTCACCACATCTACGAACGCCGATCTGGGACTTACAAACGCTGAGATCGCGGAGGACGACGCCGATCGACGAGCTCATGCGGCAGACGCCGCGGCGAAGTTTCCTGAGAACGAGGCCGATGCCGCACGCCAGTTCGAAGGTATGGACGCCCAAGGAATGGCCCAGATGATCCCGCAGATGGCTTCCGGTATAGGAGGGGCAATCAGCGGTGCTGCTGGCGGCATGCTCGGACCGCTCACCCAGATCCCGCAACAAGCGATGCAGGCCGGACAAGGCGCCATACAACCCCTGATGGGCGCGCTCCAGCAGGCCGGCGGTGCCGAAGGCCTGGACGCTCTGGACGACGCGGCACTCGTCGGCGACTTGGATGCCGAACCCGGTCTTGGCGCCGGCGGTGGTGCTGGTGGCATCGGCGCCGGAGGACTCGGCGGCGGCACGACCCCGACGGGCTATCTGGGTCCGCCCCCGGTGCCGACATCGTCACCGCCGACGACCCCCGCTGGCGCCGCCGCCAAGTCCGCGGCTATTTCGCCCGGCGCCGGCACGCCACCGGCCTCGACGTCGATGGGTCCAACCGGTATGCCGATGGTTCCACCAGGCGCGATGGGTGCCCGCGGCGAAGGTGGCGGCAGCAAAGACAAGCCAACAGAGAAGCGCGTGACAGTTCCTGGCGTCCCACACGGACAGCCCGTCAAGGGCCGTTTGACTGTGCCCCCGAGCAAGCCGGTCACGAAGTCTGCGGAAGCCAAGCCCACCGTCAGTAGACGCATCCTTCTACCCGACCACAAGGAATCCGGGCGCACGATTCAAGACGAGAAGGCAGACACAAGCGAGTGACCACCCATCGTGCCGCCCACCCACTTTGAAGAGTTTGTCGACGTCTTAGCTATCACCGCGTCCAAAAGCCCAATTCGCCGGAGCGTATTACTGCTTTGGATGCCAACGATAGCTGCCCGCTAATTTCTCCGAGGTCAGTAAGGTTGGGCAAACAATGGCCGGCCTTCAGGGTCGAGGAACGAATCTTTTATGGTATCAATAGTAACATCAATGTAGTGCGATAGCTCGACCAGTCTGTCAACTGCAGCAATTGCCAGGACACTTCCAGTCGATTCCATAAGAGCGTCTTCCTCACGCCCGGAAAAATTGATTGCACCAAGATGATAAGTCGACTTTAGTTCATCGCGATAAAATGGCTTACGTACACGCTGCAGGCCGCAGCTCTTTCGCACCGACCCACCGAAATGCCCAACAAGATAGCGTTCAAGAATCGCCGTGGAGACGGCAGCCAAATGAAGGTTCTCTGCCCCCATACGATGAGACGATGTTAGGACGAAGTACCCATCTGTGACACCGACAAAATAGCGAATCTCTCCGCCCTTGTTCCAGATAATTGGCCGACCATCATCGGTTTGCGACCCCTGGGTCACTG
It includes:
- a CDS encoding TNT antitoxin family protein → MKTSVELSNEVQDWIRLAGLSVTQGSQTDDGRPIIWNKGGEIRYFVGVTDGYFVLTSSHRMGAENLHLAAVSTAILERYLVGHFGGSVRKSCGLQRVRKPFYRDELKSTYHLGAINFSGREEDALMESTGSVLAIAAVDRLVELSHYIDVTIDTIKDSFLDPEGRPLFAQPY